Proteins from a genomic interval of Bradysia coprophila strain Holo2 chromosome X, BU_Bcop_v1, whole genome shotgun sequence:
- the LOC119082136 gene encoding activin receptor type-2B isoform X2 — protein MWKFIIVLIFGCCYGAMSRANLDQSKVQCACFNTTEPETCTNNKVTCDVEAGKIGGCFVVWANDNATGEETVTMKGCFISDSCNRTECIADSPPRSNINYCCCRGNMCNLKYKYVPLPPAPAELEEVVIPAPPSDKPNENLIIVIVACCAGVIVLASVGGFFLYRNRKAAMFNEVPTNEPDISSSSLTLNSPRPIHLIEQKARGRFGAVWRAQFKSDEVAVKIFPLQDKDSWQSEQEIFKLPRMRHPNILEYIGVEKHSETSEFWLITAYHSLGSLCDYLKAHTVTWTELCKIAESMARGLTHLHEEFPATKADGLKPAVAHRDFKSKNVLLKADLTACIADFGLALIFEPGKPCGETHGQVGTRRYMAPEVLEGAINFTRDAFLRIDVYACGLVLWELVSRCTEHDGIIPDYTLPFETELGIHPSVEEMQENVVTKKMRPRIPEHWRSHSGLNAICDTMEECWDHDAEARLSSSCVMERISQHTRYPATQLFIESNTDTLIKNRTVSM, from the exons ATGTGGAAATTTATTATTGTGCTCATTTTTGGCTGCTGTTACG GTGCCATGAGTCGAGCCAACCTGGATCAGAGCAAAGTACAATGTGCATGCTTCAATACTACAGAACCTGAAACATGTACAAATAACAAAGTCACTTGTGATGTTGAGGCTGGAAAAATTGGCGGCTGTTTTGTGGTTTGGGCAAATGACAATGCAACAG GAGAAGAAACAGTCACCATGAAAGGATGCTTCATCAGCGATTCGTGCAATCGTACTGAATGCATTGCCGATTCCCCACCGAGAAGCAACATCAACTACTGTTGTTGTCGCGGTAATATGTGTAATCTTAAATACAAATACGTGCCATTGCCGCCAGCGCCTGCAGAACTTGAAG AAGTTGTCATTCCAGCGCCACCGTCCGACAAGCCGAATGAGAATTTGATAATTGTTATAGTTGCATGCTGTGCAGGCGTTATTGTGTTAGCATCTGTCGGCGGTTTCTTTCTTTATCGCAATCGAAAAGCCGCTATGTTCAACGAAGTGCCAACG AATGAACCAGACATATCCAGCTCGTCATTGACATTGAATAGTCCTAGACCAATTCACTTGATCGAGCAGAAGGCTCGTGGCCGTTTCGGGGCAGTTTGGCGTGCCCAATTCAAATCGGACGAGGTTgctgtgaaaatatttccgtTACAAGACAAGGACTCGTGGCAGTCGGAACAGGAAATCTTTAAG CTGCCCAGAATGAGACATCCCAACATTTTGGAATACATCGGCGTTGAAAAACATTCGGAAACATCGGAATTTTGGCTAATAACCGCTTATCACAGCCTAGGGTCGTTATGCGATTATTTGAAAGCGCACACCGTCACATGGACAGAACTATGCAAAATTGCCGAATCGATGGCGCGTGGCTTGACACATTTACACGAAGAATTTCCAGCCACCAAAGCCGATGGCCTCAAACCAGCCGTTGCACATCGCGATTTTAagagtaaaaatgttttactgaaAGCTGATCTGACTGCGTGCATTGCCGATTTCGGATTGGCTTTGATATTCGAACCAG GTAAACCTTGCGGCGAAACTCATGGCCAAGTCGGAACACGTCGTTATATGGCGCCCGAAGTACTTGAGGGTGCTATCAATTTTACACGTGACGCCTTTTTGAGGATTGATGTGTACGCTTGCGGTCTGGTTCTCTGGGAATTAGTTTCACGGTGCACCGAACACGACGGTATCATCCCGGATTATACGCTACCGTTTGAGACTGAG CTTGGAATTCATCCGTCAGTTGAAGAGATGCAGGAAAATGTTGTTACGAAGAAAATGCGTCCGCGTATACCAGAACATTGGCGATCCCATTCT GGTCTCAATGCCATCTGTGATACAATGGAAGAATGCTGGGATCATGATGCCGAAGCCCGACTATCGTCGTCTTGTGTCATGGAACGCATATCACAGCATACCCGGTATCCAGCCACCCAGCTCTTCATCGAATCGAACACCGATACGCTGATAAAAAATCGCACCGTTAGCATGTAG
- the LOC119082136 gene encoding activin receptor type-2A isoform X1, translated as MWKFIIVLIFGCCYGAMSRANLDQSKVQCACFNTTEPETCTNNKVTCDVEAGKIGGCFVVWANDNATGEETVTMKGCFISDSCNRTECIADSPPRSNINYCCCRGNMCNLKYKYVPLPPAPAELEGRLLIHSYQNLVNDTENSTQFTSEVVIPAPPSDKPNENLIIVIVACCAGVIVLASVGGFFLYRNRKAAMFNEVPTNEPDISSSSLTLNSPRPIHLIEQKARGRFGAVWRAQFKSDEVAVKIFPLQDKDSWQSEQEIFKLPRMRHPNILEYIGVEKHSETSEFWLITAYHSLGSLCDYLKAHTVTWTELCKIAESMARGLTHLHEEFPATKADGLKPAVAHRDFKSKNVLLKADLTACIADFGLALIFEPGKPCGETHGQVGTRRYMAPEVLEGAINFTRDAFLRIDVYACGLVLWELVSRCTEHDGIIPDYTLPFETELGIHPSVEEMQENVVTKKMRPRIPEHWRSHSGLNAICDTMEECWDHDAEARLSSSCVMERISQHTRYPATQLFIESNTDTLIKNRTVSM; from the exons ATGTGGAAATTTATTATTGTGCTCATTTTTGGCTGCTGTTACG GTGCCATGAGTCGAGCCAACCTGGATCAGAGCAAAGTACAATGTGCATGCTTCAATACTACAGAACCTGAAACATGTACAAATAACAAAGTCACTTGTGATGTTGAGGCTGGAAAAATTGGCGGCTGTTTTGTGGTTTGGGCAAATGACAATGCAACAG GAGAAGAAACAGTCACCATGAAAGGATGCTTCATCAGCGATTCGTGCAATCGTACTGAATGCATTGCCGATTCCCCACCGAGAAGCAACATCAACTACTGTTGTTGTCGCGGTAATATGTGTAATCTTAAATACAAATACGTGCCATTGCCGCCAGCGCCTGCAGAACTTGAAGGTAGATTGTTGATTCATTCATATCAGAATCTTGTTAATGATACAGAAAATTCAACTCAATTTACCTCAGAAGTTGTCATTCCAGCGCCACCGTCCGACAAGCCGAATGAGAATTTGATAATTGTTATAGTTGCATGCTGTGCAGGCGTTATTGTGTTAGCATCTGTCGGCGGTTTCTTTCTTTATCGCAATCGAAAAGCCGCTATGTTCAACGAAGTGCCAACG AATGAACCAGACATATCCAGCTCGTCATTGACATTGAATAGTCCTAGACCAATTCACTTGATCGAGCAGAAGGCTCGTGGCCGTTTCGGGGCAGTTTGGCGTGCCCAATTCAAATCGGACGAGGTTgctgtgaaaatatttccgtTACAAGACAAGGACTCGTGGCAGTCGGAACAGGAAATCTTTAAG CTGCCCAGAATGAGACATCCCAACATTTTGGAATACATCGGCGTTGAAAAACATTCGGAAACATCGGAATTTTGGCTAATAACCGCTTATCACAGCCTAGGGTCGTTATGCGATTATTTGAAAGCGCACACCGTCACATGGACAGAACTATGCAAAATTGCCGAATCGATGGCGCGTGGCTTGACACATTTACACGAAGAATTTCCAGCCACCAAAGCCGATGGCCTCAAACCAGCCGTTGCACATCGCGATTTTAagagtaaaaatgttttactgaaAGCTGATCTGACTGCGTGCATTGCCGATTTCGGATTGGCTTTGATATTCGAACCAG GTAAACCTTGCGGCGAAACTCATGGCCAAGTCGGAACACGTCGTTATATGGCGCCCGAAGTACTTGAGGGTGCTATCAATTTTACACGTGACGCCTTTTTGAGGATTGATGTGTACGCTTGCGGTCTGGTTCTCTGGGAATTAGTTTCACGGTGCACCGAACACGACGGTATCATCCCGGATTATACGCTACCGTTTGAGACTGAG CTTGGAATTCATCCGTCAGTTGAAGAGATGCAGGAAAATGTTGTTACGAAGAAAATGCGTCCGCGTATACCAGAACATTGGCGATCCCATTCT GGTCTCAATGCCATCTGTGATACAATGGAAGAATGCTGGGATCATGATGCCGAAGCCCGACTATCGTCGTCTTGTGTCATGGAACGCATATCACAGCATACCCGGTATCCAGCCACCCAGCTCTTCATCGAATCGAACACCGATACGCTGATAAAAAATCGCACCGTTAGCATGTAG
- the LOC119082136 gene encoding activin receptor type-2B isoform X4, with the protein MWKFIIVLIFGCCYGAMSRANLDQSKVQCACFNTTEPETCTNNKVTCDVEAGKIGGCFVVWANDNATGEETVTMKGCFISDSCNRTECIADSPPRSNINYCCCRGNMCNLKYKYVPLPPAPAELEAPPSDKPNENLIIVIVACCAGVIVLASVGGFFLYRNRKAAMFNEVPTNEPDISSSSLTLNSPRPIHLIEQKARGRFGAVWRAQFKSDEVAVKIFPLQDKDSWQSEQEIFKLPRMRHPNILEYIGVEKHSETSEFWLITAYHSLGSLCDYLKAHTVTWTELCKIAESMARGLTHLHEEFPATKADGLKPAVAHRDFKSKNVLLKADLTACIADFGLALIFEPGKPCGETHGQVGTRRYMAPEVLEGAINFTRDAFLRIDVYACGLVLWELVSRCTEHDGIIPDYTLPFETELGIHPSVEEMQENVVTKKMRPRIPEHWRSHSGLNAICDTMEECWDHDAEARLSSSCVMERISQHTRYPATQLFIESNTDTLIKNRTVSM; encoded by the exons ATGTGGAAATTTATTATTGTGCTCATTTTTGGCTGCTGTTACG GTGCCATGAGTCGAGCCAACCTGGATCAGAGCAAAGTACAATGTGCATGCTTCAATACTACAGAACCTGAAACATGTACAAATAACAAAGTCACTTGTGATGTTGAGGCTGGAAAAATTGGCGGCTGTTTTGTGGTTTGGGCAAATGACAATGCAACAG GAGAAGAAACAGTCACCATGAAAGGATGCTTCATCAGCGATTCGTGCAATCGTACTGAATGCATTGCCGATTCCCCACCGAGAAGCAACATCAACTACTGTTGTTGTCGCGGTAATATGTGTAATCTTAAATACAAATACGTGCCATTGCCGCCAGCGCCTGCAGAACTTGAAG CGCCACCGTCCGACAAGCCGAATGAGAATTTGATAATTGTTATAGTTGCATGCTGTGCAGGCGTTATTGTGTTAGCATCTGTCGGCGGTTTCTTTCTTTATCGCAATCGAAAAGCCGCTATGTTCAACGAAGTGCCAACG AATGAACCAGACATATCCAGCTCGTCATTGACATTGAATAGTCCTAGACCAATTCACTTGATCGAGCAGAAGGCTCGTGGCCGTTTCGGGGCAGTTTGGCGTGCCCAATTCAAATCGGACGAGGTTgctgtgaaaatatttccgtTACAAGACAAGGACTCGTGGCAGTCGGAACAGGAAATCTTTAAG CTGCCCAGAATGAGACATCCCAACATTTTGGAATACATCGGCGTTGAAAAACATTCGGAAACATCGGAATTTTGGCTAATAACCGCTTATCACAGCCTAGGGTCGTTATGCGATTATTTGAAAGCGCACACCGTCACATGGACAGAACTATGCAAAATTGCCGAATCGATGGCGCGTGGCTTGACACATTTACACGAAGAATTTCCAGCCACCAAAGCCGATGGCCTCAAACCAGCCGTTGCACATCGCGATTTTAagagtaaaaatgttttactgaaAGCTGATCTGACTGCGTGCATTGCCGATTTCGGATTGGCTTTGATATTCGAACCAG GTAAACCTTGCGGCGAAACTCATGGCCAAGTCGGAACACGTCGTTATATGGCGCCCGAAGTACTTGAGGGTGCTATCAATTTTACACGTGACGCCTTTTTGAGGATTGATGTGTACGCTTGCGGTCTGGTTCTCTGGGAATTAGTTTCACGGTGCACCGAACACGACGGTATCATCCCGGATTATACGCTACCGTTTGAGACTGAG CTTGGAATTCATCCGTCAGTTGAAGAGATGCAGGAAAATGTTGTTACGAAGAAAATGCGTCCGCGTATACCAGAACATTGGCGATCCCATTCT GGTCTCAATGCCATCTGTGATACAATGGAAGAATGCTGGGATCATGATGCCGAAGCCCGACTATCGTCGTCTTGTGTCATGGAACGCATATCACAGCATACCCGGTATCCAGCCACCCAGCTCTTCATCGAATCGAACACCGATACGCTGATAAAAAATCGCACCGTTAGCATGTAG
- the LOC119082136 gene encoding activin receptor type-2B isoform X3: MWKFIIVLIFGCCYGAMSRANLDQSKVQCACFNTTEPETCTNNKVTCDVEAGKIGGCFVVWANDNATGEETVTMKGCFISDSCNRTECIADSPPRSNINYCCCRGNMCNLKYKYVPLPPAPAELEVVIPAPPSDKPNENLIIVIVACCAGVIVLASVGGFFLYRNRKAAMFNEVPTNEPDISSSSLTLNSPRPIHLIEQKARGRFGAVWRAQFKSDEVAVKIFPLQDKDSWQSEQEIFKLPRMRHPNILEYIGVEKHSETSEFWLITAYHSLGSLCDYLKAHTVTWTELCKIAESMARGLTHLHEEFPATKADGLKPAVAHRDFKSKNVLLKADLTACIADFGLALIFEPGKPCGETHGQVGTRRYMAPEVLEGAINFTRDAFLRIDVYACGLVLWELVSRCTEHDGIIPDYTLPFETELGIHPSVEEMQENVVTKKMRPRIPEHWRSHSGLNAICDTMEECWDHDAEARLSSSCVMERISQHTRYPATQLFIESNTDTLIKNRTVSM, encoded by the exons ATGTGGAAATTTATTATTGTGCTCATTTTTGGCTGCTGTTACG GTGCCATGAGTCGAGCCAACCTGGATCAGAGCAAAGTACAATGTGCATGCTTCAATACTACAGAACCTGAAACATGTACAAATAACAAAGTCACTTGTGATGTTGAGGCTGGAAAAATTGGCGGCTGTTTTGTGGTTTGGGCAAATGACAATGCAACAG GAGAAGAAACAGTCACCATGAAAGGATGCTTCATCAGCGATTCGTGCAATCGTACTGAATGCATTGCCGATTCCCCACCGAGAAGCAACATCAACTACTGTTGTTGTCGCGGTAATATGTGTAATCTTAAATACAAATACGTGCCATTGCCGCCAGCGCCTGCAGAACTTGAAG TTGTCATTCCAGCGCCACCGTCCGACAAGCCGAATGAGAATTTGATAATTGTTATAGTTGCATGCTGTGCAGGCGTTATTGTGTTAGCATCTGTCGGCGGTTTCTTTCTTTATCGCAATCGAAAAGCCGCTATGTTCAACGAAGTGCCAACG AATGAACCAGACATATCCAGCTCGTCATTGACATTGAATAGTCCTAGACCAATTCACTTGATCGAGCAGAAGGCTCGTGGCCGTTTCGGGGCAGTTTGGCGTGCCCAATTCAAATCGGACGAGGTTgctgtgaaaatatttccgtTACAAGACAAGGACTCGTGGCAGTCGGAACAGGAAATCTTTAAG CTGCCCAGAATGAGACATCCCAACATTTTGGAATACATCGGCGTTGAAAAACATTCGGAAACATCGGAATTTTGGCTAATAACCGCTTATCACAGCCTAGGGTCGTTATGCGATTATTTGAAAGCGCACACCGTCACATGGACAGAACTATGCAAAATTGCCGAATCGATGGCGCGTGGCTTGACACATTTACACGAAGAATTTCCAGCCACCAAAGCCGATGGCCTCAAACCAGCCGTTGCACATCGCGATTTTAagagtaaaaatgttttactgaaAGCTGATCTGACTGCGTGCATTGCCGATTTCGGATTGGCTTTGATATTCGAACCAG GTAAACCTTGCGGCGAAACTCATGGCCAAGTCGGAACACGTCGTTATATGGCGCCCGAAGTACTTGAGGGTGCTATCAATTTTACACGTGACGCCTTTTTGAGGATTGATGTGTACGCTTGCGGTCTGGTTCTCTGGGAATTAGTTTCACGGTGCACCGAACACGACGGTATCATCCCGGATTATACGCTACCGTTTGAGACTGAG CTTGGAATTCATCCGTCAGTTGAAGAGATGCAGGAAAATGTTGTTACGAAGAAAATGCGTCCGCGTATACCAGAACATTGGCGATCCCATTCT GGTCTCAATGCCATCTGTGATACAATGGAAGAATGCTGGGATCATGATGCCGAAGCCCGACTATCGTCGTCTTGTGTCATGGAACGCATATCACAGCATACCCGGTATCCAGCCACCCAGCTCTTCATCGAATCGAACACCGATACGCTGATAAAAAATCGCACCGTTAGCATGTAG